A section of the Streptomyces sp. CG1 genome encodes:
- a CDS encoding nitrate- and nitrite sensing domain-containing protein, with product MRWPLGRPTTVRARIVALALAPAVALMGLWSFAMWSVTGELRALIRVQGVYEDFGTPVDTAIGQIQIERRMSAAYLGAPLDTATASDLLGQQRRTDVAVDALRQAVQHGDRSRLTDRQRQSLDTVVSATGRLDGLRAQVLSRRITWDRAVEDYSALVEPGFDVQSTLTALQAGQLAREAQVVIELVRVREFVSREDALVAGARAAGTLTDRQYDTLTATIEDRRVFERTYVPDLPADSRGLFEDFQHGELYGSLVHGEDALLRAGAAGAGKAVAAGTWRSTTDRAVVRYRELCTTSAENSATRGRAFAYRELTKAAVVGVVGLAAAGLSLWFAVRGARRISRRLETLRDAADVLTREQLPEVMRRLSAGEEVDAVAEAPPLAADEVRDDEIGQVGRSFNTARLAAVEAAVKQAGLRRGLFAVLLNIARRSQALVHRQLKLVDTLERRTDDPDVLRELFRIDHLTTRMRRHAESLIILSGAAPGRRWRRPVPVADVVASAVSEIEDYARVVVPPMPVVGVAADAVADVVHLMAELLENATVFSPPHTQVTLRTGRVGSGFVLEIDDRGLGLDADARARAHATLTDPDAFDPTRHDRLGLYVVGRLAARHGIEITLRDSPYGGTTAVVLLPEGVLADVEPARPERTGPVPLVPEPALPGQREQGAVVHELPSRKRSAAPPPTPAPGAVPDSPTPPPALPTRTRQASLVPELRDEPPPRENGAGPEVDAEEMRAIFGAFQRGLDRGRKGLPATDTTKPTAPQPPRGAGPQSNMPLRGVGATGPHAPAPENAPAPDQADTPITDADTEPATSHAHEGTDTDDAR from the coding sequence ATGCGCTGGCCCCTCGGCCGTCCCACCACCGTCCGCGCGCGGATCGTGGCGCTCGCGCTCGCCCCGGCCGTCGCGCTGATGGGGCTGTGGAGCTTCGCCATGTGGTCCGTCACCGGCGAACTGCGCGCGCTGATCCGGGTCCAGGGGGTGTACGAGGACTTCGGCACCCCCGTGGACACCGCGATCGGGCAGATCCAGATCGAGCGTCGGATGTCCGCCGCCTACCTGGGCGCCCCGCTCGACACGGCCACAGCGAGCGATCTGCTCGGGCAGCAACGCCGTACCGACGTGGCCGTCGACGCCCTGCGGCAGGCGGTCCAGCACGGCGACCGCAGCCGGCTCACGGACCGTCAGCGGCAGTCGCTGGACACCGTGGTCAGCGCCACCGGCAGGCTGGACGGGCTGCGCGCGCAGGTGCTGTCCCGGCGCATCACCTGGGACCGGGCCGTGGAGGACTACAGCGCGCTCGTGGAGCCCGGCTTCGACGTGCAGTCCACGCTCACCGCCCTCCAGGCCGGGCAGCTCGCCCGCGAGGCACAGGTCGTCATCGAGCTGGTGCGGGTGCGGGAGTTCGTCTCGCGGGAGGACGCGCTGGTCGCCGGGGCGCGCGCGGCCGGCACACTGACCGACCGGCAGTACGACACCCTGACCGCGACCATCGAGGACCGGCGGGTGTTCGAGCGGACGTATGTGCCGGACCTGCCTGCCGACTCGCGTGGGCTGTTCGAGGACTTCCAGCACGGGGAGCTGTACGGCTCGCTGGTGCACGGCGAGGACGCGCTGCTGCGGGCCGGGGCCGCCGGCGCCGGCAAGGCCGTCGCGGCCGGCACCTGGCGGTCCACCACCGACCGGGCCGTCGTCCGCTACCGCGAGCTGTGCACCACGTCCGCCGAGAACTCCGCCACCCGCGGCCGGGCCTTCGCCTACCGGGAACTGACCAAGGCGGCCGTCGTCGGTGTGGTCGGCCTCGCCGCGGCCGGGCTGTCGCTGTGGTTCGCGGTACGCGGGGCGCGGCGCATCTCGCGGCGCCTGGAGACCCTGCGGGACGCGGCCGACGTCCTGACGAGGGAGCAACTTCCCGAAGTGATGCGGAGGCTGAGTGCGGGCGAGGAGGTGGATGCCGTGGCGGAGGCACCGCCGCTGGCCGCCGACGAGGTGCGCGACGACGAGATCGGGCAGGTCGGCCGGTCCTTCAACACCGCGCGGCTCGCCGCCGTCGAGGCCGCCGTCAAACAAGCCGGCCTGCGCCGGGGCCTGTTCGCGGTGCTGCTCAACATCGCGCGCCGCAGCCAGGCCCTCGTACACCGGCAGTTGAAGCTCGTCGACACCCTGGAACGGCGCACGGACGACCCCGACGTGCTGCGGGAGCTGTTCCGCATCGACCACCTGACCACGCGCATGCGCCGGCACGCGGAGAGCCTCATCATCCTCTCCGGCGCGGCGCCCGGCCGGCGCTGGCGCCGGCCCGTGCCGGTCGCGGACGTGGTCGCCTCGGCCGTCAGCGAGATCGAGGACTACGCGCGCGTCGTCGTGCCGCCGATGCCCGTCGTCGGCGTCGCGGCCGACGCCGTCGCCGACGTCGTCCACCTGATGGCCGAACTCCTGGAGAACGCCACGGTGTTCTCACCGCCGCACACCCAGGTCACCCTGCGCACCGGGCGGGTCGGCAGTGGGTTCGTGCTGGAGATCGACGACCGGGGGCTCGGCCTCGACGCCGACGCCCGCGCCCGGGCCCACGCCACCCTCACCGACCCCGACGCCTTCGACCCCACCCGCCATGACCGGCTCGGCCTCTACGTCGTCGGCCGCCTCGCCGCCCGGCACGGCATCGAGATCACCCTGCGCGACTCGCCGTACGGCGGCACGACGGCGGTGGTGCTGCTGCCGGAGGGGGTGCTGGCGGACGTGGAACCGGCGCGCCCTGAGCGGACGGGGCCTGTGCCGCTGGTGCCTGAGCCGGCCCTGCCCGGGCAGCGCGAACAGGGGGCCGTCGTACACGAGCTGCCGTCCCGGAAACGATCGGCCGCACCCCCGCCCACCCCCGCCCCGGGTGCCGTCCCCGACTCGCCGACGCCCCCGCCCGCCCTGCCCACCCGGACCCGGCAGGCCTCTCTCGTCCCGGAGCTGCGGGACGAGCCGCCGCCTCGGGAGAACGGGGCCGGGCCGGAGGTGGACGCCGAGGAAATGCGGGCGATCTTCGGCGCCTTCCAGCGGGGCCTCGACCGCGGCCGCAAGGGCCTGCCGGCGACCGACACGACGAAGCCGACGGCG
- a CDS encoding HAD-IA family hydrolase has protein sequence MTPHTSERPLQAVLFDMDGTLVDTERLWWEAVEQVAGRPLTEDDQRDVLGRPVEHTAAWLAAATGRPEADLAAGLHREFADRVRTGIVPRPGALDLLDALAAAGVPAALVTASPRAVADVVLDALGADRFEVSVTADDTARTKPAPDPYRAACRALGVDPAACVAVEDTETGVASAEAAGCAVLAVPSLAPIGTAPGRTVRDSLTGVTVQELRRMASEAIEGAAPELRVMSWNLWLGGSEVDDHRAKQLKVVLESGADVVGLQETGGTAAQELAEALGWHHHRAGENLGVISRHPITARFGDPDVGFYGAAGVRIAVAPGREVDVWTAHLHYTPYGPYEAVFDGLAAAELIAHEELRLTQLREALGRIDEAGGAGVPVVLVGDFNCPSHLDWPDVAWPVTKAAEDAGFADSFREAHPDPAAEPGHTWSPVHPVHEDGSGRPEPQDRIDYVLHRGLTVRDARTLVTGTPRPWPDVADNDWPSDHAAVVTTFALPAR, from the coding sequence GTGACCCCCCACACCTCCGAACGCCCGCTGCAGGCCGTCCTGTTCGACATGGACGGCACGCTCGTCGACACCGAGCGGCTGTGGTGGGAGGCGGTCGAGCAGGTCGCCGGCCGCCCGCTGACCGAGGACGACCAGCGGGACGTGCTCGGCCGACCGGTCGAGCACACCGCCGCCTGGCTCGCCGCGGCGACCGGCCGGCCGGAGGCGGACCTCGCGGCCGGCCTGCACCGCGAGTTCGCCGACCGCGTCCGCACCGGGATCGTGCCCCGGCCCGGCGCGCTGGACCTGCTGGACGCGCTGGCCGCCGCCGGTGTCCCCGCCGCCCTGGTCACCGCGTCCCCGCGCGCGGTCGCCGACGTCGTCCTCGACGCCCTCGGCGCCGACCGGTTCGAGGTCTCCGTCACCGCCGACGACACCGCCCGCACCAAGCCGGCGCCCGACCCCTACCGGGCCGCCTGCCGTGCCCTCGGCGTCGATCCCGCCGCCTGCGTGGCCGTCGAGGACACCGAGACCGGCGTCGCCTCCGCCGAGGCCGCCGGCTGCGCCGTCCTCGCGGTACCGTCCCTCGCACCGATCGGCACCGCGCCCGGCCGGACCGTACGGGACAGCCTCACCGGCGTCACGGTCCAGGAGCTGCGCCGCATGGCATCCGAGGCGATCGAAGGTGCCGCACCCGAACTCCGCGTCATGAGCTGGAACCTGTGGCTGGGCGGCAGCGAGGTGGACGACCACCGTGCCAAGCAGCTCAAGGTCGTCCTGGAGAGCGGCGCCGACGTCGTGGGCCTCCAGGAGACGGGCGGCACGGCCGCCCAGGAGCTGGCCGAGGCGCTCGGCTGGCACCATCACCGGGCCGGCGAGAACCTGGGCGTCATCAGCCGCCACCCGATCACCGCCCGCTTCGGCGACCCGGACGTCGGCTTCTACGGCGCCGCGGGCGTGCGGATCGCCGTGGCGCCCGGCCGCGAGGTCGACGTGTGGACCGCGCATCTGCACTACACGCCGTACGGCCCCTACGAGGCCGTCTTCGACGGGCTGGCGGCTGCGGAGCTGATCGCCCACGAGGAACTGCGGCTGACGCAACTGCGGGAGGCGCTGGGCCGTATCGACGAGGCCGGCGGCGCGGGCGTCCCGGTCGTCCTCGTCGGCGACTTCAACTGCCCCTCGCACCTGGACTGGCCGGACGTGGCCTGGCCGGTGACGAAGGCCGCCGAGGACGCGGGCTTCGCGGACTCGTTCCGCGAGGCGCACCCGGACCCCGCCGCCGAGCCCGGCCACACCTGGTCGCCGGTCCACCCGGTGCACGAGGACGGCAGCGGGCGGCCAGAGCCGCAGGACCGGATCGACTACGTCCTGCACCGGGGCCTGACCGTACGGGACGCGCGGACCCTCGTCACGGGCACCCCGCGCCCCTGGCCGGACGTCGCGGACAACGACTGGCCGTCCGACCACGCGGCGGTCGTCACGACCTTTGCGCTGCCTGCGCGGTGA
- a CDS encoding ABC transporter ATP-binding protein, with product MTTMTATLTETLEKAATVEFRGLRREFGATVALDGLDLTVRPGEFLALLGPSGCGKTTALRMLAGFEHPDSGAVLVDGEDVTHVPAHRRDAGMVFQSYSLFPHLSAVDNVAFGLRMRGVRTAERRARAAELLELVGLADKGERYPHQLSGGQQQRIALARALALRPRVLLLDEPLSALDAKVRLTLREEIRRLQQELGITTLFVTHDQEEALSVADRVAVMRAGRLEQCAEPAELYGRPATAFVAEFVGTMSRIPGELTDGTVQVLGQRLPADGEVPDGPVDVLVRPESLRVSADEQGDARVVATAFLGAVVRVTVRLADGTEAKADLPAHEATGLGAGAPVSVSLPERPVLVAERIQK from the coding sequence ATGACCACCATGACCGCCACCCTGACCGAGACCCTTGAAAAGGCCGCGACCGTCGAATTCCGGGGGCTCCGGCGGGAGTTCGGGGCCACCGTCGCCCTCGACGGACTCGACCTCACCGTCCGCCCGGGGGAGTTCCTGGCCCTGCTCGGCCCGTCCGGCTGCGGCAAGACCACCGCGCTGCGCATGCTCGCCGGGTTCGAACACCCCGACTCCGGCGCCGTGCTGGTCGACGGCGAGGACGTCACGCACGTCCCGGCCCACCGCCGTGACGCCGGCATGGTCTTCCAGTCGTACAGCCTCTTCCCGCATCTGAGCGCCGTCGACAACGTCGCCTTCGGGCTGCGCATGCGCGGTGTCCGTACGGCGGAACGGCGCGCCCGCGCCGCCGAGCTGCTGGAGCTGGTCGGCCTCGCCGACAAGGGCGAGCGCTACCCGCACCAGCTCTCCGGCGGTCAGCAGCAGCGCATCGCGCTGGCCCGCGCCCTGGCCCTGCGCCCGCGCGTGCTGCTGCTCGACGAGCCGCTGTCCGCGCTGGACGCCAAGGTGCGGCTCACCCTGCGCGAGGAGATCCGCCGGCTCCAGCAGGAACTCGGCATCACCACACTGTTCGTGACACATGATCAGGAGGAGGCGCTCTCGGTCGCCGACCGGGTCGCCGTCATGCGCGCCGGACGCCTCGAACAGTGCGCCGAACCCGCCGAGTTGTACGGCCGTCCCGCCACCGCCTTCGTCGCCGAGTTCGTCGGCACCATGAGCCGGATCCCGGGCGAGCTGACGGACGGCACGGTCCAGGTGCTCGGGCAGCGGCTGCCGGCCGACGGCGAGGTGCCGGACGGCCCGGTGGACGTGCTGGTGCGGCCGGAGTCCCTCCGGGTGAGCGCCGACGAACAGGGCGATGCCCGCGTCGTCGCCACGGCCTTCCTCGGCGCGGTCGTCCGGGTCACCGTACGGCTCGCCGACGGCACCGAGGCCAAGGCCGACCTGCCCGCGCACGAGGCCACCGGGCTCGGCGCCGGAGCCCCGGTCAGCGTGTCGCTGCCCGAGCGGCCGGTGCTGGTGGCCGAACGAATCCAGAAGTGA
- a CDS encoding ABC transporter permease, protein MARRLTPWRWVVLGLAALYFLVPLAASVIFTVDAPGQGVSFDAYTKILSADGFLSSLLLSLELALATIAAVLLLMVPAVVALRLGAPRLRPVVEVVCSLPLVVPPIAFVAGIATVLKWGPEHLSRTPLFETFVVIQNQTFPVVLVLAYVVMALPFVYRALDAGLRAIDVRTLVEAARSCGASWPQALVRAVLPNLRGALLNASFLTLALVLGEFTVSHLLGYAPFAVWIYNVGGEQAQMSVAVSVLSLLVTWALLLALAGAGGGRNRTASSRG, encoded by the coding sequence ATGGCTCGACGCCTGACCCCGTGGCGGTGGGTCGTCCTCGGCCTCGCCGCCCTGTACTTCCTGGTGCCGCTCGCCGCCTCCGTGATCTTCACGGTGGACGCGCCCGGCCAGGGCGTCAGCTTCGACGCCTACACGAAGATCCTCTCCGCCGACGGCTTCCTCTCCAGCCTGCTGCTCTCGCTGGAGCTGGCCCTCGCCACCATCGCGGCCGTCCTGCTGCTGATGGTGCCCGCCGTGGTCGCGCTCCGGCTCGGCGCGCCCCGGCTGCGCCCGGTGGTGGAGGTGGTGTGCTCGCTGCCGCTGGTGGTGCCGCCCATCGCGTTCGTCGCCGGCATCGCCACCGTGCTGAAGTGGGGCCCGGAGCATCTCTCCCGGACGCCGCTGTTCGAGACGTTCGTGGTGATCCAGAACCAGACCTTCCCGGTCGTACTGGTCCTCGCCTACGTCGTGATGGCCCTGCCGTTCGTCTACCGGGCCCTGGACGCCGGCCTGCGCGCCATCGACGTACGGACCCTCGTCGAGGCCGCCCGCAGCTGCGGCGCCTCCTGGCCGCAGGCCCTCGTCCGGGCCGTGCTGCCCAATCTGCGCGGGGCCCTGCTGAACGCGTCGTTCCTCACTCTGGCCCTGGTCCTCGGCGAGTTCACGGTCTCCCACCTGCTCGGCTACGCGCCCTTCGCCGTGTGGATCTACAACGTCGGCGGCGAACAGGCCCAGATGTCCGTCGCCGTGTCCGTGCTCAGCCTGCTCGTCACCTGGGCCCTGCTCCTCGCGCTCGCCGGTGCCGGCGGCGGACGCAACCGAACCGCTTCTTCCCGGGGATGA